The Planococcus halocryophilus nucleotide sequence ACCCTGAAAACGCACCGGCAATTTTAGCGGCAAACAAACAGCAACAAGTTCAAGTCGCTGGTGAATTTGATGCATCAGTTATTCCTCCAGAATTTAACGGCAGCAATAACTGGGTAGTGTCGGGTGATAAAACGGCAAGTGGCAAGCCCTTACTTGCAGACGATCCACATCTTGGTCTTAGCACTCCTTCTATTTGGTACCAAATGCATTTGGAATCTCCTGACCAAAATGTCAGTGGCGTTATTTTTGCTGGTGTTCCAGGCATTATTCTGGGACATAATGAAGAAATTGCTTGGGGTGTAACGAATGTTGGGCCCGATGTTCAAGATCTTTACATTGAAACACCAAATCCTGAAAACCCTACCCAATTTGAGTACGAGGGAGAGTGGGAGCAAGCAGAAGTAAGAAAAGAACCGATTAAAATAAAAGATGGTGAGACAGAAGATTTCGAGGTACTAGTAACAAGGCACGGACCTGTTGTTTCGAATATTCTTTATGACAAAGAACAACCAAGCGCAGTATTTTCGATGCAATGGACGGCTCTAGAGCCAACACTCGAACTGCAGGCAGTCTTAAATTTCAATAAAGCATCTAATTGGGAAGAGTTTGAACTAGCACTCGAGGATTTCCAAGCACCTGCACAAAACTTTGTTTTTGCTTCTACAGATGGCACCATTGCTTATAAAGCGAATGGCCGTATTCCAATTCGGAAGTCTGGAGATGGTCAATTGCCGGTTCCAGGAAATTCGGCAGACTATGGATGGGAAGGTTATGTGCCTTTTGATGAATTACCGCGATCAGTAAATCCAGAAAATGGGTTTATTGCGACAGCAAACAATGAAGTTATTGATGATTCTTATCCTTACCATATTACGGATTTTTGGGCACAGCCATATCGCTATGAACGAATTGCCGAAGTGTTAGAAGCATCAGATGATCTTACGGCAGAAGATATGATGAAATTACAAATGGATCAAAAGAATTTATATGCAGCAGAATTTTTAGAAGACATGATTGCTACGGTACGTGATAGTACAAAAGATTACGACGAAGTTCTTTCGCTGCTAGAAAAATGGGACCAAGTGGATAGTAAAGAACAAGGTGCACCATTAGTCTTTCATAAATGGATAAAGCAATTACCTGAAACTTTACTCGCTGATGAATTTCCAAAAGACGTCTATAAAATGCTGGATGGAAAAAACCATATCACCGATGAAATGATGCGTGATGCTTTTGCTGGAAACGCAGGTGTTTGGGTAAGTGAATACGGCGGAGCAGAAAAATGGCTTGTGGATTCATTGGAAACAGTTGTCGCTGAAATTGAAGAAGAACAAGGAAATGACTTGTCTGACTGGAGTTGGGGAGAAGATCATCAATTAACTTTCCCGCATCCATTAGCGGGGGCGTCTCCAATTTTTGCTGAGTTTCTAAATCCGGATCCTGTGCCAATCGGAGGTTCGAATATCACTGTTCAAGCAGCGGCATCAACACCGGATGGCGATGTCGACCACGGTGCATCTTGGCGGTTTGTTGCAGACCTTGCTGATTTGTCGAGTGCATATCACATCGTAGGACCGGGATTAAGCGGTCACATGAAATCGGATTACTTCCATAACCAAGTAGACGATTGGGCACAAGGGGATTTTCATGAAACAGAGATCGAAGAAGAAGTTAAAGGTTCGACATTAATATTAAATGCCGAATAAGTTATACTGGTGAAAAATGGATGTGAGGAATAATCAATGACAAGAATACTAGCTGTAGGACTTGGCGGCATGATCGGTGCACTTTTACGTTCTGGAATATACATGGTAGCTGCCGATGGTCTGGGGCTTTGGCTTGTTAATGTGATCGGCAGTTTTTTAATCGGCGTGGCAGCTATTCGCTTGTCTCAACAATCAGCTGAACTGCGATTGTTGATTTCGACTGGTCTGCTGGGCTCTTTTACCACATTTTCAGCATTCTCATCGGGATGGTTTTATTACCTTGAATCTTCTATTTGGCTAGGCATAGCATTTGCTATGAGCATGACGATTGCATGCGTTGCGGCAGCTGGAGCTGGATTATGGGTCGGTAGAAAAGAGGTGTCACCGTGATTAGTGTCGCAATCGGTGGATTTTTAGGAGCGATTACACGTTATTTATTTTATTTGTTAATCGAAAGCCGTGTTTGGCAACCCAAAGTTGCGACTTGGCTTGTTAATAGTCTGGGTTCATTTGTTTTAGGTTTATTAATTGGTGAGGGAAGCTTATCGGTTTTCTGGATGACTGGATTTTTAGGCGCTTTTACAACATTTTCAACGATGGCTTTAGATGTTGTGAAAGATATTGAAGACGGCAAATGGCTGGCAGCTGGGTTCTATATTATGGCCACTTTAACTTCGGGAATTGCGTTATTCAGCTTAGGTTATATGTTAATACAATAAAAATCCCATTGTAACTAATGAGGGGCTAGGCAGATACTTCTCAATTTTCGATATTTTTAATAAAGCGGAAGGCGGCGACAGAAGCCGTGCCCGTGGAACGCGTCCGCCTGAAGCGAAATGGAAATATGGATATTTCTTCAATAACTTAGAAAGAGCCCTTCGCGAAAATCGCGAAGGGCTCTTTTATAGGTTATTTAACGATAATAACAGGTGATTGAACGCGTTTAGCTACTTTATGGCTAACGCTGCCAAGTACCATTTCTTGAAGTGAGTTTAATCCGCGGCTACCGATTAGCACAACGTCATAGCCAACTTCATTCGCATGCTTGACGATAGTGGGTCCTGGAATGCCGTGAAGCGTTTTGGTTTCAAAATTAATATCGGCAGAACGAAAAATTTCTTCGAGTGGCACTAAATGCTTGCGACGTTCCAAATGAACTTCGTCACTGCTTTGGCCATGAAGAATCTCAGTACGAGCTTTTTCATAATCAATCACATAAAGCAAAGTGATGAATGCTTGTGGATTGGCTTTAGCCATTCTTACTGCTTCGTGAGCAGCGCGTTTTGAATGATCCG carries:
- a CDS encoding fluoride efflux transporter FluC; its protein translation is MTRILAVGLGGMIGALLRSGIYMVAADGLGLWLVNVIGSFLIGVAAIRLSQQSAELRLLISTGLLGSFTTFSAFSSGWFYYLESSIWLGIAFAMSMTIACVAAAGAGLWVGRKEVSP
- a CDS encoding penicillin acylase family protein; this encodes MREKVKNKRWLKWLIATLGVLVIIIVALLIFINVFLNKSKPLIEGEVAVEILDNDATVIRDEIGVPHIKANTDADLYRAQGYVQAQDRMFQMDLSRRQASGQLAEVIGADAVDTDKFFRTFSLRDAAEKSWDGYDQQAQQVLEWYAEGVNAYMEEAKENGNLSFEFSILGYEPTEWTPIDSLTIGKFMAYDLGGHWNTLAVRHWTLNEFPEDKARELFIEYPENAPAILAANKQQQVQVAGEFDASVIPPEFNGSNNWVVSGDKTASGKPLLADDPHLGLSTPSIWYQMHLESPDQNVSGVIFAGVPGIILGHNEEIAWGVTNVGPDVQDLYIETPNPENPTQFEYEGEWEQAEVRKEPIKIKDGETEDFEVLVTRHGPVVSNILYDKEQPSAVFSMQWTALEPTLELQAVLNFNKASNWEEFELALEDFQAPAQNFVFASTDGTIAYKANGRIPIRKSGDGQLPVPGNSADYGWEGYVPFDELPRSVNPENGFIATANNEVIDDSYPYHITDFWAQPYRYERIAEVLEASDDLTAEDMMKLQMDQKNLYAAEFLEDMIATVRDSTKDYDEVLSLLEKWDQVDSKEQGAPLVFHKWIKQLPETLLADEFPKDVYKMLDGKNHITDEMMRDAFAGNAGVWVSEYGGAEKWLVDSLETVVAEIEEEQGNDLSDWSWGEDHQLTFPHPLAGASPIFAEFLNPDPVPIGGSNITVQAAASTPDGDVDHGASWRFVADLADLSSAYHIVGPGLSGHMKSDYFHNQVDDWAQGDFHETEIEEEVKGSTLILNAE
- a CDS encoding universal stress protein — encoded protein: MYEKILVAADGSDHSKRAAHEAVRMAKANPQAFITLLYVIDYEKARTEILHGQSSDEVHLERRKHLVPLEEIFRSADINFETKTLHGIPGPTIVKHANEVGYDVVLIGSRGLNSLQEMVLGSVSHKVAKRVQSPVIIVK
- a CDS encoding fluoride efflux transporter FluC, translated to MISVAIGGFLGAITRYLFYLLIESRVWQPKVATWLVNSLGSFVLGLLIGEGSLSVFWMTGFLGAFTTFSTMALDVVKDIEDGKWLAAGFYIMATLTSGIALFSLGYMLIQ